The Rhodopseudomonas palustris genome window below encodes:
- a CDS encoding DsbA family protein yields the protein MMITRRTFTAALSLTGLAAFAGVSPFRLIDDAFAQSTKAATAADVAKPMALPDMALGPKDAAVTITEYASLTCSHCATFAEEVFPKLKAAYIDTGKVRYVFREFPLDIKAAAGSMLSRCIAKDDSVKYFAVTDLLFKTQADWVMKDTTEQLKRIGKQAGLSAAEVETCLKDQALLDKIAADQKYANEVLKVNSTPSFFINGEMLRGETSLEEFAKRIDPLLKS from the coding sequence TTGATGATCACGCGCCGCACCTTCACCGCCGCCTTGTCGCTGACCGGCCTCGCCGCTTTCGCCGGCGTCTCGCCGTTCCGCCTGATCGACGACGCCTTCGCCCAGAGCACCAAGGCCGCCACCGCCGCCGACGTCGCCAAGCCGATGGCGCTGCCCGACATGGCGCTCGGCCCCAAGGACGCCGCCGTCACCATCACCGAATACGCCTCGTTGACTTGTTCGCATTGCGCGACCTTCGCCGAGGAGGTGTTCCCGAAGCTGAAGGCTGCCTATATCGACACCGGCAAGGTCCGCTACGTGTTCCGCGAGTTCCCGCTCGACATCAAGGCCGCCGCCGGCTCGATGCTGTCGCGCTGCATCGCCAAGGACGATTCGGTGAAGTACTTCGCCGTCACCGATTTGCTGTTCAAGACCCAGGCCGACTGGGTGATGAAGGACACCACCGAGCAGCTCAAGCGGATCGGCAAGCAGGCCGGCCTCAGCGCCGCCGAAGTCGAGACCTGCCTCAAGGACCAGGCGCTGCTCGACAAGATCGCCGCCGACCAGAAATACGCCAACGAAGTGCTCAAGGTGAACTCGACCCCGAGCTTCTTCATCAACGGCGAGATGCTGCGCGGCGAAACCTCGCTGGAAGAATTCGCCAAGCGCATCGACCCGCTGCTGAAGAGCTGA
- a CDS encoding DUF721 domain-containing protein → MSKPAPIYKPGPISAKPLSGLLGATLNEAFAKQGFAARELVTRWPEIAGAQIAAHCEPLKMQWPRPVEGQKQEPATLVLRVEGPMALEIQHSSDQILQRVNRFFGWAAVGKLALRQAPLTRKIRKPLPKPPDAAAVAKVAAGLDAVEDDDLRIALARLGATIKRN, encoded by the coding sequence ATGAGCAAGCCCGCCCCGATCTACAAGCCCGGCCCGATCAGCGCCAAGCCGCTGTCGGGGCTGCTCGGCGCGACGCTCAACGAGGCGTTCGCCAAACAGGGTTTTGCCGCGCGGGAACTCGTCACCCGCTGGCCGGAGATCGCCGGCGCGCAGATCGCCGCGCATTGCGAGCCGCTGAAGATGCAATGGCCGCGCCCGGTCGAGGGCCAGAAGCAGGAACCGGCGACGCTGGTGCTGCGGGTCGAAGGGCCGATGGCGCTGGAGATCCAGCATTCGTCCGACCAGATCCTGCAGCGGGTCAACCGCTTCTTCGGCTGGGCCGCGGTCGGCAAACTGGCGCTGCGCCAGGCGCCGTTGACGCGCAAGATCCGCAAGCCGCTGCCGAAGCCGCCGGACGCCGCCGCCGTCGCCAAGGTCGCGGCCGGCCTCGACGCCGTCGAGGACGACGATCTGCGCATTGCGCTGGCCCGGCTCGGCGCCACGATCAAGCGGAATTGA